AATAATGCAAGGTGCTctcaaagaaaaaagataaccattcaatgaaaaaaaaaaaagaaaaaaaaagccaaacacaACTGGCTTCAGGCACACTTGCACTTATTCAGAGTGACCAACTGTACATTactggagaacatcagtgtaaaAACCAGACtattttaaactgcattttaattaaactgacaTTATTAATAGTTatacattaataaatcaaaCATGGAATGTGTTTCACATGGAATGTGAGTTTAAAAGGCATTTTCAATTACACTAATAGGCTACAGATCGGTACAAATATAACTTGGCAGTCGTTAAATCTAAAAGAGATTTTCAGCaatgccttttatttttaaatctttgaagTTTTTAAGCAGATAACAATCAGATAACAGTACATtcaatcagattttatttttcttgcccTGCATGCCTTGCAGCACAAACATCTGATGATAGCAACAGCAGTCAGTAAGATAAGAAGCATGGCAGCCAATAACACCACTATAACGTCCACTGAGTGGTAGGCATACCAGGGCATCTTGTAGGACTCTGTGCGCAGGTGAGCAGCACCTTTGTGTCTCATGGCAAACTCAATCCAGAACATTGCACGGTCCATTGGTTTCATTGGCTGGTCCAGGTGCAGCCTGGAAAGTCTCTGCATGTTCATCCTGTAGGATGGTTCATTGAGCACTTCCTGTAAGGCCTGGAGGACGATGTCTTTGTTTAAAGTTAGTCCATCGAGGATCTTAGCTCCTCCTCTACTTTGCAGTCGAAGGAGGTTGTCATATTGGTCAAAGAATATTGGGATTCCCACTACTGGCATGCCATGGTAAATGGCTTCTTGAACTCCATTGGTTCCTCCATGCGCCACAAAGGCTCTGGTCTTTGGATGGCCCAGGAGATCATTCTGTGGCATCCATTTGACCAATAGGGTGTTGTTACCCAGAGTCTTTGGCCTTTCTCCTGTGTACCTCCAGATGATCTTCTGAGGCATTTGGGCAAAAGCAGCAGCTATCTCTTCTGCTATATCATGGGGAAGCTGACCAATAAAGGTACCCATTGACATAATAATGACTCCATGTTCTCCAGAGCTCTGCACAAACTCCTCCAGGTCTTGGGGCAGAGGCTTGGCTGGCTTACACTGGAACCCTCCCATGTACACAAAATTGGGCATTGTAGGGCGAgggaattcaaaaacaaaatcaacccTCATAAGCCAGAGATCAGCTGCTTGCATTAATGAGTAAAAGTCCACATCTGGGCCAAGGTACTGGTGACACACAGCTTGGTAATGAGGCCTGACAAGATACATATCATGAAAGAGCATAAGCAAATAGAAAATCATATTTCTGATCCGTTCAGTGAAGGACATCGTGTCCAAAAAGCCAGATCCCGTGAGTGGGATGTAGGATAATGGAGAAGGCGCAATGGCAAAGTGCCCTTCTCCGATGGGGAGCCATCTCACATTGTAAACCAAAGGCAGGTTAAAGTACTTTGCCAATAATGTTCCAGTACCCCAGCAAGGATCCGTGAGAACTAAATCATACTGGCTTTCCTGAATTCTTTTTGTCAACATACTGTCTTTGAAAATTGCCTCTGCGATTTTGCTCGCCATGTGATGAACTTTGGTGATTGCGCCAAATATCTGAATCTGCATGCTGACAAAGTTCATCACAGAGATTTTTCCTCTTTGAATGTCAAATCCTTGCATGATCATTTTTTGCATAAATTTCTCATCTATGCTCTCTTCCATAGGCACGGTAATGGAGCTGTAAAGGGGAGATTTCTCCTCGATGTACCAGCTCTTGTCTGAGCGTACAATCGTTATATTGTGCCCCCGAGCATGCAGAGCCTCGATAAGGATCTTCATGTTTACCCAGTGGCTCCCTTCGGTGGGGAGCACAAGCACATTTCCACCATGACACACAGTGATGATACGTGGGGAGAACAGGAAAATCACAAGGACAGATGACCAAATCGAAAATGTCTTCATACTgcctgaaattaaatttgaaaaacaaaacaagaaatggtcaaaaaataataaaatgagaaatgtgaaCAAAAATCTACAGTCATTCTATAGAAAATATTCAACATAAGCCTAAGAAAGTTAAAGTTATAAGTATGTGACAGTATTAGTTGTATTACACTGTCTAAGgcatttcacacacacttcagctaaaaaaatatattatttgattTGAAGAGGGTAGTCCAAAAGCACAGAATCCCCCCAATATAATCACTGATCTCATAATACACAACAGAAGATGGCCCAGTAGTTTTGTCCCTGGCAAGGGAGAGTGAACATAGTcctgaaaacaataataactaATCATTTTGattgttaaaaacaacattttttcttttgacaattATATTAGTAGCCTATAACAAACTAACCATTTGGTGGTCTACGCACCAGGAAAGTACACTGTGGTGGCTGATGCCACGTCCTGCATACAGAGTGAACTATATTTAACAAGAGTCCCACAGAGACTGATGTGAATCTCCATGTGTCAGACAGGAAATCCAAACAGGTTGCAGCTGAAACTAAGGAAGACAAAGTTCAAAAAATTGTCATCATAAAGGTTGGTTGGCCCAGAGGTTCATGCCAGCAGTACTACAACATCAGAGCTGAGCTGAGTGTTGTAAATGGGCAACTGCTCAGGCAGAACCACAAGCCATCCCACAAGTACTACGGCCAGGCAACGCTCAACAGAATACCTGGGAGGAACCTCGGAATGCTGGAATGGAAACATGTAAGAAGAGGGCCAGAACTGCTGTTTGTTGCCTGGGACTGAACACTGACATTGACAGAATTGTCTCAAACTGTGAGACCTGCCTGAAGCACCAGAGCGAGCAGGCAAAGGAACCTGCTGAGCTATGGCAGAAATTTGGCACTGATTTGTTTCACCTGAATGGAAAAGGTGGTGCTAGATTCCTTGTAAAATTATCCTGAGATGGAGCTACTTTCCAACACGTCTGCCACCTGTGTGATCAAACTGCTGTCTCTGCAAGACATGGCTTTCCTCAGATTGTCTGCAGTGACAATGGTCCATGCTTCAATTGCAAGGAATACAGCATGTGACTTCAAGTCCAGTGTATGCGCAGTTAAAATTCAAGAGACACTGCAAGAACAGGCAAGTGGAGAACATCCAGTCAGCGCTGTATCATCTGAACCAtgaacaacacaaaaaagacaaaatgttgTGCTTATTTTAGTTAAATCTTATGTAAGGTCTCTTGCACAGTTTTGTTATATTGAATAACTTGTTTGCATACCTCTAAGGAAAGGGGACGTTGTGATATGCAGCTATTACACCAGTCTGTCCATTAGATGGCAGTAGTCTCATAAGACATCAACAAGATTCCATGTACTTTTTTGCACATTAGACGAGCATTACGTCAGTCGAACACGGACGCAATCTCGCTAGCAATGGCCTAGGAAATGGGTGTAGTCGTTATTTTCAACTGAAGTTTCATTTATTGATTGTTACAAACATCACACAGAAATGTTTAgttgtgtaaaatgtgcaaaagcaatgaaaacgaactattgtcttttttttttaaataacacatttagaCAAGTGTGACAACATATATGAATCATGGATTGTAGGATAGTTTGCAAAAAGCCACCAAAATGAGTGAAAACGGCAAGATTATAGTCTAATGCAACACTAACACAGCTATAAAAGTGTTTAATTCTTCCACGTAATGTGTATTTTCGGACATACGAGTATTTTGGAGTGGTTTGGCTTTCTCTTGACATCCAAAGCTTTGCCAAACATGGTGTTTAATGTGAGTAGAGCGTTCATGCCCAAGAACAGGCATGCGTAGGCATTTGGATACGAGCATTACTGATGAGATTTTTAGTAAGTACTACAGTGTCGCGAATCACGGTTTTCTTTCCGTATGGATTCCTTAATGAACTTTGCCTTTAACGTTCAAGTTCAACCATATACGTTGTAGGACGAAATGTGTCAACCTTAAACGAGATTTTGTaattaagtcatttattttggtttcaaataaaaatgactgaatacaCAATCTGCTTCGAGAGCTTTCCCAGAAACTCACACACGCCAAATGTGATTTTCATGCATGGACGTTTGCCTACTTACTGTCAGTTTACCGCTTTCAGTGTATCCTACGGTTTGCTGTAGATTCAGAGGTAAAAACCTGTATTCTCTACCTTTGCCTAAAGAACTGTACGAGGTAGTCTACGGCTGCGACGCCATACTGTGGAAAAGTAAACTAAAGGCAACATAAAACATCCGGGTTCTCTGAAATTACACCTCAGTATGCAAAGGttgtcacaataaataaataaataaataaaaatcccacGGCGAAGTCGGATGGATTTAACCTTTTCTTTCCTCCAGCAAAATCTCCTTTCACTATAACGCACGGGTGTATGGTGCGTCAGATATGTACAAGTGTGGACATTCATGGTTCCAGATTGAATGGAAAGACtcaaaattggaaaaaaataaataaaataaaatcaatgccTGTTTCTGCTCAGGGAACTCAACCAGTTAAGGGTGAGTTAGATTTACGACATGATACAATGCAATGGTGCTTTTATTGGACCAATTCTGCCATTATTATAGTCATCAGTTTtggtgtttgaaatgaaaaacaagtgAAATACTTAAATGGCCGTCAGCTCCAGAAAAGTCATGAGATAAATCATGTTACCTTTCTACCAGGAGGTCCTGCCATCAGGATGCCATACTATGCAATACGTTGGTCCCAAAACTGTGAACCAAGAGAGCAAAGGCCTCTCTCTAAAGCTGTCAGCATGTCAGACAAAGAAAAATCACGAGGGAAGATACAGTACTGTATACGTGCGACAAATTCAATCtactgattcatttatttttcaacagaATACCCATCCCAATGTTTCTGTATTGCACATAACACACTGTTAAaatgatgtttgtttgttttgctttttaaagacatctattcatttgttattttatatatctTTGTTATACACTGCTACTTTCATGTTGGAGACAGCGGCTGCATTTGAATTGTTGCCTTAATCATGACCTGAAAAAGTCTCACAACCCATATAAATACCAGTTTCTTACTTTTAAAGGGCAAATGAACAGCTTTGCATTTAGAAGTGATGCATGTTTTTATGGTAATAATTGTGCATTTTGTTAACATTCTGTTACTTCTGTTAGGTCCTGTTACTGCATCTATACAGTGACTACTGCGCCCGTAAACCAGTTCATTTAAGCGAATGTGAGCGTCAGTGCACATTTCCATAGAATCTGGCTGTTGCATGCTGCCCTTGGGACTGAGTCCAGCTCTCACacggggggagggtgtgtgtgccagGGAAGTCTGTCGGGCAAGACAAGGCGGAGAAAACCAAAGAGAATATTTGAGGAAGTCACACAGCCTTCACGGGCTTTTGAAGATGTATTTGCTATGTATAAAAGGTAAAGTAAAATTAGAGGGGAAACGCATTTCATTTTCGGAAGAAAGTAAAATATGCCTATTAAGTTATGCTCGCGAACTGTGGGCGGTCAACAGGTGCGTAGTGAGTAcacgcttgtttttttttgtttttttgaatgcAGCAGTTGCAGTCATGTTTTTCACactcttgtatttatttatttatttatttatatttgctaGAAATGTCAAACTATGCACGATATGAACATTAATGATTTGGACAGCACAGAAGGATAAAACCTAAACAAGTGAATTCGTTGCTATAGGCATGAGTGAACGGTACATAAATCAAACATGGAATGTGATTTAAAAGAGTTTAATAAGCATTTTCAATTACACTAATAGGCTACAGATCGGTACAAATATAACTTGGCAGTCGTTAAATCTAAAAGAGATTTTCAGCaatgccttttatttttaaatctttgaagTTTTTAAGCAGATAACAGTACATtcaatcagattttatttttcttgcccTGCATGCCTTGCAGCACAAACATCTGATGATAGCAACAGCAGTCAGTAAGATAAGAAGCACGGCAGCCAATAACACCACTATAACGTCCACTGAGTGGTAGGCATACCAGGGCATCTTGTAGGACTCTGTGCGCAGGTGAGCAGCACCTTTGTGTCTCATGGCAAACTCAATCCAGAACATTGCACGGTCCATTGGTTTCATTGGCTGGTCCAGGTGCAGCCTGGAGAGTCTCTGCATGTTCATCCTGTAGGATGGTTCATTGAGCACTTCCTGTAAGGCCTGGAGGACGATGTCTTTGTTTAAAGTTAGTACATCGAGGATCTTAGCTCCTCCTCTACTTTGCAGTCGAAGGAGGTTGTCATATTGGTCAAAGAATATTGGGATTCCCACTACTGGCATGCCATGGTAAATGGCTTCTTGAACTCCATTGGTTCCTCCATGCGCCACAAAGGCTCTGGTCTTTGGATGGCCCAGGAGATCATTCTGTGGCATCCATTTGATCAATAGGGTGTTGTTACCCAGAGTCTTTGGCCTTTCTCCTGTGTACCTCCAGATGATCTTCTGAGGCATTTGGGCAAAAGCAGCAGCTATCTCTTCTGCTATATCATGGGGAAGCTGACCAATAAAGGTACCCATTGACATAATAATGACTCCATGTTCTCCAGAGCTCTGCACAAACTCCTCCAGGTCTTGGGGCAGAGGCTTAGCTGGCTTACACTGGAACCCTCCCATGTACACAAAATTGGGCATTGTAGGGTGAgggaattcaaaaacaaaatcaacccTCATAAGCCAGAGATCAGCTGCTTGCATTAATGAGTGAAAGTCCACATCTGGGCCAAGGTACTGGTGACACACAGCTTGGTAATGAGGCCTGACAAGATACATATCATGAAAGAGCATAAGCAAATAGAAAATCACATTTCTGATCCGTTCAGTGAAGGACATCATGTCCGAAAAGCCAGATCCCGTGAGTGGGATGTAGGATAATGGAGAAGGTGCAATGGCAAAGTGCCCCTCTCCGATGGGGAGCCATCTCACATTGTAAACCAAAGGCAGGTTAAAGTACTTTGCCAATAATGTTCCAGCACCCCAGCAAGGATCCGTGAGAACTAAATCATACTGGCTTTCCTGAATTCTTTTTGTCAACATAGTGTCTTTGAAAATTGCCTCTGCGATTTTGCTCACCATGTGATGAGCTTTGGTGAGTGCGCCAAACATCTGAATCTGCATGCTGACAAAGTTCATCACAGAGATTTTTCCTCTTTGAATGTCAAGTCCTTGCATGATCATTTTTAGAATAAATTCCTCATCTATGCTCTCTTCCACAGGCACGGTAATGGAGCTGTAAAGGGGAGATTTCTCCTCGATGTACCAGCTCTTGTCTGAGCGTACAATCGTTATATTGTGCCCCCGAGCATGCAGAGCCTCGATAAGGATCTTCATGTTTACCCAGTGGCTCCCTTCGATGGGGAACACAAGCACATTTCCGCCATGACACACAGTGATGATAAGTGGGGAGAACAGGAAAATCACAAGGACAGATGACCAAATCGAAAATGTCTTCATACTGCctgaaatgaaatttgaaaaacaaaacaagaaatggtcaaaaaataataaaatgcgaAATGTGAACAAAAATCTACAGTCATTCTATAGAAAATATTCAACATAAGCCTAAGAAAGTTAAAGTTATAAGTATGTGACAGTATTAGTTGTATTACACTGTCTAAGgcatttcacacacacttcagctaaaaaaatatattatttgattTGAAGAGGGTAGTCCACAAGCACAGACCAAAGGATCTTGAAAGATTCTGTATGGAGTATGGAGTAATCCTCCCCCCAATATAATCACTGATCTCATAATACACAACAGAAGATAGCCCAGTAGTTTTGTCCCTGGCAAGGGAGAGTGAACATAGTCCTGAAACAATAATAACTAATCATTTTGattgttaaaaacaaatttttttctttggacaATTATATTAGTAGCCTATAACAAACTAACCATTTGGTGGTCTACGCACCAGGAAAGTACACTGTGGTGGCTGATGCCACGTCCTGCATACAGAGTGAACTATATTTAACAAGAGTCCCACAGAGACTGATGTGAATCTCCATGTGTCAGACAGGAAATCCAAACAGGTTGCAGCTGAAACTAAGGAAGACAAAGTTCAAAAAATTGTCATCATAAATCTTAGGATGGTTGGCCCAGAGGTTCATGCCAGCAGTACTACAACATCAGAGCTGAGCTGAGTGTTGTAAATGGGCAACTGCTCAGGCAGAACCACAAGCCATCCCACAAGTACTACGGCCAGGCAACGCTCAACAGAATACCTGGGAGGAACCTCGGAATGCTGGAATGGAAACATGTAAGAAGAGGGCCAGAACTGCTATTTGTTGCCTGGGACTGAACACTGACATTGACAGAATTGTCTCAAACTGTGAGACCTGCCTGAAGCACCAGAGCGAGCAGGCAAAGGAACCTGCTGAGCTATGGCAGAAATTTGGCACTGATTTGTTTCACCTGAATGGAAAAGGTGGTGCTAGATTCCTTGTAAAATTATCCTGAGATGGAGCTGCTTTCCAACACGTCTGCCACCTGTGTGATCAAACTGCTGTCTCTGCAAGACATGGCTTTCCTCAGATTGTCTGCAGTGACAATGGTCCATGCTTCAATTGCAAGGAATACAGCATGTGACTTCAAATTCAAGAGACACTGCAAGAACAGGCAAGTGGAGAAGATCCAGTCAGCGCTGTATCATCTGAACCATCACCATTGCAAGGCAATGTTGGTCCAGCTGAGCACACATACTTACCTGTGTTGAGAAGATCCACATGCCCAGTTAAAATGTCTAATTGGCTGACTGTgtactgtaaaagaaaaaaaggaaaagcccTTAAACAGTGACGTTTGTGCATCCAAAATGGACATTTGAGAGAAACCACTGAACTTGCATACTGCGTAGAATAGagaacaacacaaaaaagacaaaatgttgTGCTTATTTTAGTTATCTTATGTAAGGTCTCTTGCACAGTTTTGTTATATTGAATAACTTGTTTGCATACCTCTAAGGAAAGAGGACGTTGTGATATGCAGCTATTACACCAGTCTATCCATTAGATGGCAGTAGTCTAATAAGACATCAACAAGATTCCATGTACTTTTTTTGCACATTAGACGAGCATTACGTCAGTCGAACACGGACGTAATCTCGCTAGCAATGGCCTAGGAAATGGGTGTAGTCGTTATTTTCAACTGGAGTTTCATTTATTGATTGTTACAAacatcacacaaaaatgtttagTTCTGTAAAGTGTGCAAAAGCAATGAAAAcgaactatttttttttttttaaataacacatttagaCAAGTGTGACAACATATATGAATCATGGATTGTAGGATAGTTTGTAAAAAGCCACCAAGCTGAGTGAAAACGGCAAGATTATAGCCCAATGCAACACTAACACAGCTATAAAAGTTTTTAATTCTTCCACGTAATGTGCATTTTCGGACATACGAGTATTTTGGAGTGGTTTGGCTTTCTCTTGACATCCAAAGCTTTGCCAAACATGGTGTTTAATGTGAGTAGAGCGTTCATGCCCAAGAACAGGCATGCGTAGGCATTTGGATACGAGCATTACTGATGAGATTTTTAGTCACTACTACAGTGTCGCGAATCACGGTTTTCTTTGCGTATGGATTCCTTAATGAACTTTGCATTTAACTTTCAAGTTCAACCATATACGTTGTAGGACGAAATGTGTCAACCTTAAACGAGATTTTGTAATTAAgccatttattttggtttcaaataaaaatgactgaatacaCAATCTGCTTCGAGAGCTTTCCCAGAAACTCAATCACACACGCCGAATGTGATTTTCATGCATGGATGTTTGCCTACTTACTGTCAGTTTGCCGCTTTCAGTGTATCCTACGGTTTGCTGTAGATTCACAGAGGTAAAAACCTGTATTCTCTACCTTTGCTTAAAGAACTGTACGAGGTAGTCTACGGCTGCGACGTCATACTGTGGAAAAGTAAACTAAAGGCAACATAAAACATCCGGGTTCTCTGAGGTGTATCCAAAGATACACCTCAGTATCCAAAGGttgtcacaataaataaataaaaatccgaCGGCGAAGTCGGGTggatttaaacttttatttcctCCAGCAAAATCTCCTTTCACTACAACGCACGGGTGTATGGTGCGTCAGATATTTACAAGTGTGGACATTCATGGTGGTTCCAGATTAAACGGGTGTATCTTTATTCGCCTTGTGCGGTGTAATCATTGAAGGTGTTTATTGTCTGTAGATCGAAGATCATTTAATATCCTGTCCAAAGTTGTAATTGTGCATTCTGGTGGTTCTAAGTTAATATCCATTCTCCATCAGAGTCTACTAGGTCTATTCCCAATTACCATGTTAccatgcaaattattttaaagctaAGTTTAAGCAATGATTTAGTGCCATTCCGGAACGGGAATTAGTTCTATTCCAGAATAAGGCTTTGATCCTTGCTCCACACTGCCACGTGAATATTTCCCATTCCAATTTGGAACTGGTGCCATTCTGATACGGGCTGTTTTCTGGCTGGACAGAACTAGAGACAGTAGAAATCTTGAAAGCAATAACTTTGATTTATCTTTAAGATGAGGTAGTATGCAACTTCCCTTCAGAACCAAAGGGTGGCGCCAACATGCCGTTGAATGTATCAGCCCTCAAATGTCTCTCCCCACCATGTGCTACACTACTCATACTTAAATACTACAACAACATATGATCTGTTAGATTTGGGCTTGGTTTgaaccatttttattaaatttgaatgtAAACCTGTACATAAAAAGAGCGACACGGGGATAGCATATCTGCATATTCTACGTAGACTACAGGAAGTTTGCATCTCATTATTCCCTCAGGGATAGAAAAGGTGCAGTATAGAAATCTATCAGCCCTAATAGAATAGCCCTAACAGCAATCTAAAGTTGAATGGAAAGACtcaaaattggaaaaaaataaaatcaatgccTGTTTCTGCTCAGGGAACTCAACCAGTTAAGGGTGAGTTAGATTTACGGCATGATACAATGCAATGGTGCTTTTATTGGACCAATTCTGCCATTATTATAGTCATCAGTTTtggtgtttgaaatgaaaaacaagtgAAATACTTAAATGGCCGTCAGCTCCAGAAAAGTCATGAGATAAATCATGTTACCTTTCTACCAGGAGGTCCTGCCATCAGGATGCCATACTATGCAGTACGTTGGTCCCAAAACTGTGACCCAAGAGAGCAAAGGCCTCTCTCTAAAGCTGTCAGCATGTCAGACAAAGAAAAATCACGAGGGAagatacagtactgtatatgtgcaacAAATTCAATCtactgattcatttatttttcaacagaATACCCATCCCAATGTTTCTGTATTGCACATAACACACTGTTAAAAttatgtttgcttgttttgctttttaaatacatttattcatttgttattttatatatctTTGTTTTACACTGCTACTTTCATGTTGGAGACAGCGGCTGCATTTGAATTGTTGCCTTAATCATGACCTGAAAAAGTCTCACAACCCATATGAATACCAGTTTCTTACTTTCAAAGAGCAAACGAACAGCTTTGCATTTAGAAATGATGCATGTTTTTATGGTAATAATTGTGCATTTTGTTAACATTCTGTTACTTCTGTTAGGTCCTGTTACTGTATCTATACAGTGACTACTGCGCCCGTAAACCAGTTCATTTAAGCGAATGTGAGCGTCAGTGCACATTTCCATAGAATCTGGCTGTTGCATCCTGCCCTTGGGACTGAGTCCAGCTCTCACacggggggagggtgtgtgtgccagGGAAGTCTGTCGGGCAAGACACGGCGGAGAAAACCAAAGAGAATATTTGAGGAAGTCACACAGCCTTCACGGGCTTTTGAAGATGTATTTGCTCTGTATAAAAGGTAAAGTAAAATTAGAGGGGAAACGTATTTCATTTTCGGACGAAAGTAAAATATGCCTGTTAAGTTATGCTCGCGAACTGTGGGCGGTCAACAGGTGCGTAGTGAGTAcacgcttgttttttttttttttttttagaatgcagTCATGTTTTTCACactcttgtatttatttatttatttatttattgatttatttatttatatttgctaGAAATGTCAAACTATGCACGATATGAACATTAATGATTTGGACAGCGCAGAAGGATAAAACCTAAACAAGTGAATTCGTTGCTATAGGCATGAGTGAACGGTACATAATTTAAACAGGTATACCATACCCTGTTAGAATGCGGAATGTAAGCGTTAAAAACTAATAAGCAACGTTtgttacatatatatacatgttttaaataatttgttgtgTCATAGGAGGTTACTTAACGGATATTATCAAATGCATGCGAATGCTAATGGATGGTTGTATCTTTATAAATCCGATTCAAATACCTGCTGTAAGAGGCTATTTCATTTAGATGTTTAGATTATGTTGAAAATGGAGGTGAAACGCAGAGCCATTGCGAGTTAACGCGCCTTGTCTTTGCAGTAAAGCGAGCACGACTTCATGGGCCCCCTGGTGAGTTGCAAAACTATAGTAATCTCTTGTTCGTATTCGAGTAAACTTAGTGAGCATGCGCGCGTACGCACATGtgtaaatatacacatacatcgTGCTATTTCTAAACAGTCTATGACATCGTGAATCACAGGACTTTTTAATAttctgtagcctacatctcaaAATGCAAGTCATGCTCTTTCAGGCGCCACAATATGAAGGTTTCTGTTTCCCAGAAGCTTGTGCTATATGAAAAAGCTAATTGATTAAAGTCCTCTGTGTTTACTGTTTGGTTCTTTGCCCGTTGGCAGGAAGTAGTGAGACGATGTTCTAAATAAGACTAATTGCCCATGAAATATGTATCTGCGGCccatggggaaaggggggggggggggcgtacccGCGGCGGTTAATGGATCCGTGGCAGGGAACCGCAGGCCTTCTAATTAAATGAGAACGCCCGTGGAGCCAAAGTAAAATACAACGTGTGACGTTGGCTTGGGACATTGGGTATGACATCAGACTCAGCCACCAATCGCTCTTAAGATCAAGAGTGGGATTGGCAGAATTGCTTTCTTTGCCAGGGCCTTTGGACCTTTTTAAATAACGGGATCATCAATCTCCTGG
Above is a genomic segment from Anguilla rostrata isolate EN2019 chromosome 16, ASM1855537v3, whole genome shotgun sequence containing:
- the LOC135241961 gene encoding UDP-glucuronosyltransferase 2A1-like isoform X1, producing the protein MEIHISLCGTLVKYSSLCMQDVASATTVYFPGSMKTFSIWSSVLVIFLFSPLIITVCHGGNVLVFPIEGSHWVNMKILIEALHARGHNITIVRSDKSWYIEEKSPLYSSITVPVEESIDEEFILKMIMQGLDIQRGKISVMNFVSMQIQMFGALTKAHHMVSKIAEAIFKDTMLTKRIQESQYDLVLTDPCWGAGTLLAKYFNLPLVYNVRWLPIGEGHFAIAPSPLSYIPLTGSGFSDMMSFTERIRNVIFYLLMLFHDMYLVRPHYQAVCHQYLGPDVDFHSLMQAADLWLMRVDFVFEFPHPTMPNFVYMGGFQCKPAKPLPQDLEEFVQSSGEHGVIIMSMGTFIGQLPHDIAEEIAAAFAQMPQKIIWRYTGERPKTLGNNTLLIKWMPQNDLLGHPKTRAFVAHGGTNGVQEAIYHGMPVVGIPIFFDQYDNLLRLQSRGGAKILDVLTLNKDIVLQALQEVLNEPSYRMNMQRLSRLHLDQPMKPMDRAMFWIEFAMRHKGAAHLRTESYKMPWYAYHSVDVIVVLLAAVLLILLTAVAIIRCLCCKACRARKIKSD
- the LOC135241961 gene encoding UDP-glucuronosyltransferase 2A1-like isoform X2, giving the protein MKTFSIWSSVLVIFLFSPLIITVCHGGNVLVFPIEGSHWVNMKILIEALHARGHNITIVRSDKSWYIEEKSPLYSSITVPVEESIDEEFILKMIMQGLDIQRGKISVMNFVSMQIQMFGALTKAHHMVSKIAEAIFKDTMLTKRIQESQYDLVLTDPCWGAGTLLAKYFNLPLVYNVRWLPIGEGHFAIAPSPLSYIPLTGSGFSDMMSFTERIRNVIFYLLMLFHDMYLVRPHYQAVCHQYLGPDVDFHSLMQAADLWLMRVDFVFEFPHPTMPNFVYMGGFQCKPAKPLPQDLEEFVQSSGEHGVIIMSMGTFIGQLPHDIAEEIAAAFAQMPQKIIWRYTGERPKTLGNNTLLIKWMPQNDLLGHPKTRAFVAHGGTNGVQEAIYHGMPVVGIPIFFDQYDNLLRLQSRGGAKILDVLTLNKDIVLQALQEVLNEPSYRMNMQRLSRLHLDQPMKPMDRAMFWIEFAMRHKGAAHLRTESYKMPWYAYHSVDVIVVLLAAVLLILLTAVAIIRCLCCKACRARKIKSD
- the LOC135241963 gene encoding UDP-glucuronosyltransferase 2B20-like, which encodes MKTFSIWSSVLVIFLFSPRIITVCHGGNVLVLPTEGSHWVNMKILIEALHARGHNITIVRSDKSWYIEEKSPLYSSITVPMEESIDEKFMQKMIMQGFDIQRGKISVMNFVSMQIQIFGAITKVHHMASKIAEAIFKDSMLTKRIQESQYDLVLTDPCWGTGTLLAKYFNLPLVYNVRWLPIGEGHFAIAPSPLSYIPLTGSGFLDTMSFTERIRNMIFYLLMLFHDMYLVRPHYQAVCHQYLGPDVDFYSLMQAADLWLMRVDFVFEFPRPTMPNFVYMGGFQCKPAKPLPQDLEEFVQSSGEHGVIIMSMGTFIGQLPHDIAEEIAAAFAQMPQKIIWRYTGERPKTLGNNTLLVKWMPQNDLLGHPKTRAFVAHGGTNGVQEAIYHGMPVVGIPIFFDQYDNLLRLQSRGGAKILDGLTLNKDIVLQALQEVLNEPSYRMNMQRLSRLHLDQPMKPMDRAMFWIEFAMRHKGAAHLRTESYKMPWYAYHSVDVIVVLLAAMLLILLTAVAIIRCLCCKACRARKIKSD